Proteins from one Gammaproteobacteria bacterium genomic window:
- the rsmI gene encoding 16S rRNA (cytidine(1402)-2'-O)-methyltransferase produces MTHTPTNIGKLYIVATPIGNLGDITFRAVEVLKNVDIILAEDTRHCARLLSHYQILTKTWSMHNFNEAVQAEKILEHLLNGQSFAVISDAGTPLISDPGWALVKVAREAGVNVIAIPGPCALIAALSIAGLPTQQFHYFGFLPVKSSARQTILKQVSRYEGTLAFYESPHRLVEMLEDCQQIFGEARVCCVVKELTKIFETVRMGFIAELLTWLNEKPEHLKGEFVVLVGPNLEEKDVSQAAAQALLKILLQHLPLKTAVKIVAEHYKLNKNALYELGLKCNNLE; encoded by the coding sequence ATGACCCACACACCCACAAACATCGGCAAATTATACATCGTTGCTACCCCAATAGGCAATTTAGGAGATATCACCTTTCGTGCGGTAGAGGTGCTAAAAAACGTTGATATTATCCTAGCAGAAGATACACGTCATTGCGCGAGATTATTAAGCCATTACCAAATTCTCACCAAAACTTGGTCTATGCATAATTTTAATGAGGCGGTTCAAGCTGAAAAAATACTTGAGCATTTGTTAAATGGCCAATCGTTTGCGGTGATTAGTGATGCTGGTACACCGTTAATTTCTGATCCGGGTTGGGCGTTAGTCAAAGTTGCCAGGGAGGCCGGTGTGAATGTGATCGCGATTCCAGGTCCTTGCGCATTGATTGCGGCGTTAAGTATCGCTGGATTACCCACACAACAATTTCATTATTTTGGTTTTCTTCCTGTAAAATCATCAGCGCGTCAAACCATTTTAAAACAAGTGAGTCGCTATGAAGGCACGCTTGCGTTTTATGAATCTCCACACCGTTTAGTTGAAATGCTAGAAGACTGCCAACAAATATTTGGTGAGGCACGGGTTTGTTGTGTTGTGAAAGAACTAACTAAAATATTTGAAACTGTGCGTATGGGTTTTATTGCAGAATTATTAACTTGGCTTAATGAAAAACCAGAGCATTTGAAAGGGGAGTTCGTTGTATTAGTTGGCCCTAACCTCGAAGAAAAAGATGTCTCACAAGCCGCTGCGCAGGCGTTATTGAAAATATTATTGCAACATTTGCCGCTGAAAACCGCAGTAAAAATCGTTGCGGAGCATTATAAGCTGAATAAAAATGCGTTGTATGAATTAGGATTGAAGTGCAATAACCTTGAATAG